Proteins encoded by one window of Gambusia affinis linkage group LG17, SWU_Gaff_1.0, whole genome shotgun sequence:
- the LOC122847282 gene encoding beta-1,3-galactosyl-O-glycosyl-glycoprotein beta-1,6-N-acetylglucosaminyltransferase 4-like — translation MNAKRFMLKLRKKFFPPLVSVLTLIFLLLVSVKYIYLIQFLDPPPAPSSQPFVKHKINCKAIYDMDPVEVGKSLIIRRKTVVEDKDERLINFTGNCPVFTKIRGYDDLCVSEEEKDFPIAYSLVVHKNAWMVERLLRAVYSPNNIYCIHYDQKSSAQFVAAMEGLARCLPNVFISSKLESVFYASISRLKADLNCLSDLLTSEVKWKYVINLCGQDFPLKSNIELVSELRRLNGSSMLETSRPSESKKQRFLYHYELQDANFEYKKLPIKTQQAKTLPPHNIEMFIGNAYFVLSWKFVQFINSSPVVRDFLAWSEDTYSPDEHFWATLVRLPGIPGEVPRSQADITDLMSKTRLVKWHYLEDNLYPPCSGQHVRSVCIFGAAELRWLLNYGHWFANKFDPKVDPVLLQCLEEKLEEKQKGFQKGRTLTCPKG, via the coding sequence ATGAATGCAAAGCGGTTCATGCTGAAGCTCAGGAAGAAGTTCTTCCCCCCCCTCGTCTCCGTGCTGACTTtaattttcctgctgctggtcaGTGTCAAGTACATCTACCTCATTCAGTTTCTGGATCCTCCACCAGCTCCATCCAGTCAGCCATTTGTCAAGCACAAAATCAACTGCAAAGCTATTTATGACATGGACCCAGTAGAAGTGGGTAAATCCCTCATCATCAGAAGGAAAACTGTGGTGGAAGATAAAGACGAAAGACTGATCAACTTTACAGGAAATTGCCCTGTCTTCACGAAGATCAGGGGTTATGACgatttgtgtgtttctgaggAAGAGAAGGATTTTCCCATTGCGTACTCTTTGGTTGTACATAAAAATGCGTGGATGGTGGAGAGACTCCTCAGGGCGGTGTACTCTCCCAACAACATCTACTGCATACACTACGATCAGAAGTCATCGGCTCAGTTTGTCGCCGCCATGGAGGGTTTGGCCCGCTGCCTGCCTAACGTCTTCATCTCCAGCAAACTCGAGTCCGTTTTCTACGCGAGCATCAGCCGCCTGAAGGCCGACCTCAACTGCCTTTCGGACCTTCTGACATCGGAGGTCAAGTGGAAGTACGTCATCAACCTTTGCGGCCAGGACTTCCCGCTGAAGTCCAACATTGAGCTGGTGTCAGAGTTGAGGCGGTTGAATGGCTCCAGCATGTTGGAGACGAGTCGACCTAGTGAGTCAAAGAAGCAGCGGTTTCTGTACCACTACGAGCTGCAGGACGCCAATTTTGAGTATAAGAAACTTCcgataaaaacacagcaggcaaAGACTCTGCCGCCGCACAACATAGAGATGTTCATCGGCAATGCCTACTTTGTGCTGTCGTGGAAGTTTGTCCAGTTCATAAACTCATCCCCTGTAGTGAGGGACTTCCTGGCCTGGTCAGAGGACACCTACTCTCCGGACGAACACTTCTGGGCCACGCTTGTGCGACTGCCGGGCATTCCCGGGGAGGTGCCCAGGTCCCAGGCCGACATCACAGACCTGATGAGCAAGACCAGGCTTGTGAAGTGGCATTACCTGGAGGACAATCTTTACCCTCCTTGCTCGGGGCAGCACGTGCGCAGCGTTTGCATTTTTGGTGCCGCCGAACTGCGTTGGCTGCTCAACTACGGTCACTGGTTTGCCAACAAGTTCGATCCCAAAGTGGATCCCGTTCTCCTTCAGTGCCTTGAGGAGAAActggaggagaagcagaaggGGTTTCAAAAAGGGAGAACTTTGACTTGCCCAAAAGGTTAG